The nucleotide sequence caaataacaaagtgaagattactaaaacgccatatttgtgggttttgtgttgtgttttggatgataaggctttgattatcgaatgactaacattagtgtgttttatattGATTATCATGGTGTGTTTTATACTCATAGTTCTACGattgtgtgtttgaagtttttatggactgttagggtttggatattgtgttttagtgatcttcactctcttatttgtgggttttgagtgtgttttatgactGAAATTATGGTGTTTAATGATTTTGTACACtatgtaggaaaaatggactttgtaaccgaaccccaccctatatatatatatatatatatatatatatatatatatatatatatatatatatatatatatatatatatatatatatacacataggTAAAGTGTAGGATACAAATCTCCTAatcctacattacgtacgcgacAGTAGTGGCCGTACACGTGTTCTGATTCGTTTTTATTTGATAAGGTTAAATCAGACAATGAATTCAATCATTTGAGGGCAAATTCGTCTATCCATTCAAtcagcgagaagttcgttacactaatatcccggtaattatcattcgaatcattttcaaaattttcataattCTCAATTGCAGTTTTCGTTCTTTATCGTTACCGTTTCATTTAATTGTTTTTTCGATGGATCCACAGAGCAGCACTGGACGAACAGATGTTGATTTTGAAGAAACTCGTCCGATcggtgatcatgctcaattatctgcatatcagagagtttcgattgaggatgttttaaatccgcAACCTGCAAACTTAAatccaaatccaaatccaaatGCAAGTACAAGTGCTGTAAATGATGAGACGAATGGTAATTATGTTAATGCTGATCTTTAAATTGATCGTATACTTGTTTTTGTTTAATTGTAGCAATTATTTTTCATTGTTAAAGCTGTTTTTGAAGTTTGATTGTTTAGTATTTTTTGATTTGAAAGCAACATGTATAAGTTCGCATGTTACGAGTTTTTCAATTCGCACGCGATGTTTATTCTGTTACgaattttcgcactttttattataataaatcaTATGTGTAAATCATATTCACCAGAATCATCATTTCGCATGTTATGGCTCATACAATTCGCATGTGTTGTTTGTGGTAGGATGAAATTAGGTATATATTAATATATCGCATGTAAGGAGTATGATAATTCGCATgtgttttttatttgatttatgtAGATGAAAGGATTTACACTCCGGAGGTTGAAGCATCAGCTACACCAGTGGTTGGAATGCAATTTACctctattgaacaagcatatgcgtTTTACAAATCATATGCTAAGTTAGGTGGTTTTTCTACTCGGAAGGGTGGTGAAGTACACAGTGGTGGTATAAccaaaactaagtattttgtttgttctaaagagggtCATAAGGCAGTGTGTATTGAAGATCGTTCTTCGAAGTCCAAAAAGCCATACAAATCAAGGAACAGGGGGACCATTAGAACTGGATGCAAAGCTCATCTTATGATTTGCACAgtggatggtagattatatacagtaaagagatttgttgatggccataatcataagtttgtatgtCCAGATGATATTCATATGCTGCCAGCTTACAGACAATTGTCAGATGTCCAGGAGGAGGAGATGGTATGGGAACTaggcactttaaaccttggtcctgtcaaagctttccatataatgaggaaacgttatggtggtttcgagaacgttggtgccacggttgatgattgcaaaaattttaggaATCGAATTAACAGCTATATAGAAGAATGTGACGCTGACATGGTGATTAATAGGATGGCCGATAAAAAACAGTATTTAGCTGATTATTCGTTTAAATATTCTGTTGATGATGAAAAACGGTTAACTGGTTTGTTTTGGGCTAATGGGTTATGCAAGCCTAACTATATAGAGTTTGGGGATGTGATATCGTTCGATGCAACTTTCAAGATAAACAGGTAAGTGtttcaagacaaacatgttttttatttatttttcgcATGTTATATGATTTCCTAAACTTGAAATATCGCATGTGTAGACATTGAAGAGTTGGTGTTGAATATATCGCACGTGTTTCTGTATATTTTCGCATGCGATATTTGTCCATTTCGCATGTTTCAATGTGTTTTTCGCATGTGTTTGttcaggtacaagatggtgtttgttccgttCACTGGCATTGACAACCACTGTTGAAATGTAACCCTTGGAGCTGGGTTGTTGTCATCGGAGAGCATTGAATCCTATAAATGGATTCTGAATTCATTCTTAAAGTCATTTGGTCGGCAGCCAAAGGTTGTAGTGACGGACCAAGACCCTGCTATGAAACATGCTATTGAGGAGGTTTTTCCTACCAGCAGACACCgattgtgcatgtggcacataatgaaaaaagtggcagataaggtatAGCATGCTATATTTTCTTTCGTTAGCGTTTTTTTATAATATAGATTTTGTTATAGGCTGACATAAAAAGCATTTATCGGTATAGGTTGGACACGAGTTGTGCAATAatgatgagtttaaaaggaggatgtgcgacATTGTATGGACTGATTCCATTGAGCCTGAAGAATTCGAGAGGCAGTGGAAGTTGGTGATGATTGAGTTCGGTCTCACTGAaaacaaatggattgatgatatgttttcGATGAGAAACATGTGGATTCCGGCTTTTTACCGGCATGAGCCCATGTCTGGTCTCATGCGAACAACTTCGAGATCAGAGAGCGAGAATCATTTTTTTGCCAGGTGTCAAATTCACAACTCACTCTtgtagagtttatgaatcattttgacGGTGCAATGGATGTCCAAAGGTTCAATCATAGAAAgaatgatcatatttcaagatatactgagccTGCTAATTGGAGCGAAACTACATTGGAAAAAAATGCTGCTAAGATATACTCAGCAAATAGAGATTCATGGAACAATTTCCGAATGTCTGCCGATGGACAGATCAGGATATTGATGAAAGACTTTAAAGCCCATGGTGATGGTTTATTAGAGGTATTATAgcatatatatttcaaacatgCGATTTTAATGTACGTATGCGATTTTAAATTTTATACAAGTAAATGATTTTTAGACATGTGAAATAGTTAatttacacatgcgattttagtttttaatatatatttttttcttttgattttcttaggtgtggttcaagaatcttgaaaatgatgtaactgcacagtgtagctgtttgcgttttgagtagtatgggctgctatgtaaacacaactattttcttttcaagatgtttggtgttaaaaaaataccaaacaaatatgttatgaAGAGATGGACAAAGGATGTGGTGCCGAATGAATTAAATGTGAAGTACAATTTAAGGGTGGGTGACAAGGATGTGCAACACAAGGCTAAACGGATTGCTCGTGAAATTATCCAcacaggggagtatttggttagcaatttgatttccgaccttgatcaacttgttttagtgagggatcaaatgatgcagcttaaagaGAGAGCTTATCAGAGTCGtataaccaagcaacttgatccaaaatttgaccgattttccaagttgattggttatcaacaaccagtaactaatgcTCCTCCTACTGTTCGTGTGCcggctggtataagaaacaaaggtcgTGGCTCGCATAAAAGGATTAAATCCAAGAAAGAACAAAGGATCAGCCGCAAAGGAAAAAGGTCTAGGACATGTTGTGTATGCAATGTAAGAGGTCATGATATTCGGACTTGCGAGATACTGAAAGGCAAACAACAAGGCAAACagcaaaagaagaagatgaagggcgTCCAGATTGAAAAAGATCCCAGAGACAAAGACAACGAGGTCGAAgacgatgaagaggaagatgagtttgaagattacagtagtgatgatggatctgaagaagaagaagaagaagatcagtgggaGGAGGTTTTagaagatgatgaggaagattagtttttttaaatgtaaatgcgattttatacgaaacacatgcgattttatacgAAACACATGCGGTTTTATATTCATCTGTTTATATCATTTTTCATGCGATTTTAGTAtataaacatgcgattttatagGCTTCAGTTTATAATCAGTCTTACATGCGATTTCACTTTTAGTACATGCGATTTTGAGTTATTTTTTTTTGTGACAAAGATGGCTATATCATTCATGCGATTTTATATTATAATTAAGCATAAGATGTGTTCAAAACATGTGCCCAAAATATAAAATAGTTGTTATTGTCTAACACAGCTACAACCATAAAACGATTAAACAGAGAATTTAGTTACTTGAACCAAAGATTTTGTCATGTTCAACAAAGTTTaactccatcttctccttcacagtgtttagagcatctttcaggaaagagaaggctaagtcatcagctcgAGATTGCTCCTTTATCTGATTCAAAGTTGTGTCTCTGAAGCTTGATTGTGGTTCTTCAAGTAGCCTCTCCCACatctcttgatttttcttgatttcttcaagaattttcCCTTGTAAATCAATAATCAAATGAGAAGAGGTGACATCGATGCTTATTTATGTCAGCGTGCGAGTTGACAATAGCTCTTTTATTGCAATGTTTTTTATTCTTTCTGAATCTTCAGATGCCATTTTTTGTgggtgtgttgtgtgtgtttttgtgttctatgtcttaatatggaaggtagttacttgtgtattttatattaaaatagtaaatttatTATGTAGGTAGGGTGAtaagttcagtagtatttattgtaaaatAGACCATTACATGTCAAATTACAGTCACATCGGtaataaatagttttttttatataaaatagttaa is from Helianthus annuus cultivar XRQ/B chromosome 9, HanXRQr2.0-SUNRISE, whole genome shotgun sequence and encodes:
- the LOC110876828 gene encoding protein FAR1-RELATED SEQUENCE 5-like, which codes for MQFTSIEQAYAFYKSYAKLGGFSTRKGGEVHSGGITKTKYFVCSKEGHKAVCIEDRSSKSKKPYKSRNRGTIRTGCKAHLMICTVDGRLYTVKRFVDGHNHKFVCPDDIHMLPAYRQLSDVQEEEMVWELGTLNLGPVKAFHIMRKRYGGFENVGATVDDCKNFRNRINSYIEECDADMVINRMADKKQYLADYSFKYSVDDEKRLTGLFWANGLCKPNYIEFGDVISFDATFKINRYKMVFVPFTGIDNHC